The following coding sequences are from one Streptomyces sp. NBC_00536 window:
- a CDS encoding WhiB family transcriptional regulator, with translation MPDVSLLPGPTLHHWEWQDRAACRDLGPSRFFHPAGERGEEREDRDEAAKRVCAGCPVRRACLEHALRTHEAYGVWGGLTEDERREKQSRK, from the coding sequence ATGCCCGACGTGTCACTGCTGCCCGGACCCACGCTCCACCACTGGGAGTGGCAGGACCGGGCGGCCTGTCGCGATCTCGGCCCGAGCCGGTTCTTCCATCCGGCCGGTGAGCGCGGCGAGGAGCGGGAGGACCGGGACGAGGCGGCGAAGCGGGTCTGCGCCGGGTGCCCGGTCCGGCGCGCGTGTCTGGAGCACGCGCTGCGCACCCACGAGGCATACGGGGTGTGGGGCGGGCTGACCGAGGACGAGCGCCGTGAGAAACAATCGCGCAAATAA
- a CDS encoding alpha/beta fold hydrolase — translation MPSSVTVQGQGSLTHRDPAVPLPVPAQGGGPDAAPLRVEERHLVFDGLGYVCRIARAGGSGTPVLILGGSEQNRTSWTRHEKRLVPHGPVVTVDLPGYGTADFLPARYGIDHLAAATRHLVDALGLERISLFGTCFGGAIALRFVQHYPALVERLMLSGMATAVTDEYTAAMERWDGMIARGETQDIARELTDRFMSPPGTGTVRKHAAVGRLVYQQIAGQSPASLRKSAEHNRRLIRHEWYRPEPCPAVPALVVTGEHDTLTTPDMGRRVASVLPTAQFLTILETDHLAPLERSADFADLMARFVTDQPLAGLPYATAPEAFVGGRAVPGRG, via the coding sequence ATGCCGAGTTCCGTCACGGTCCAGGGCCAGGGATCGCTCACGCACCGGGACCCGGCCGTCCCCCTTCCCGTCCCCGCGCAGGGCGGCGGCCCGGACGCGGCGCCCCTGCGGGTCGAGGAGCGGCACCTGGTCTTCGACGGTCTCGGCTACGTATGCCGGATCGCCCGGGCGGGCGGCTCGGGTACGCCCGTCCTCATCCTCGGCGGCTCCGAGCAGAACCGGACGTCCTGGACCCGGCACGAGAAGCGGCTCGTCCCGCACGGCCCCGTGGTGACGGTCGACCTGCCCGGCTACGGCACCGCGGACTTCCTCCCGGCCCGCTACGGCATCGACCACCTCGCCGCGGCCACCCGGCACCTCGTGGACGCGCTGGGGCTGGAGCGGATCAGCCTCTTCGGCACCTGCTTCGGCGGGGCGATCGCCCTGCGCTTCGTCCAGCACTACCCGGCGCTCGTCGAGCGGCTGATGCTGAGCGGGATGGCGACGGCGGTCACCGACGAGTACACGGCGGCGATGGAGCGCTGGGACGGCATGATCGCGCGCGGCGAGACGCAGGACATCGCGCGCGAGCTGACCGACCGGTTCATGTCTCCGCCCGGCACCGGGACCGTGCGCAAGCACGCGGCGGTCGGCCGGCTCGTCTACCAGCAGATCGCCGGGCAGAGCCCCGCCTCCCTGCGGAAGTCCGCCGAGCACAACCGGCGGCTGATCCGGCACGAGTGGTACCGCCCCGAGCCCTGCCCGGCGGTGCCCGCCCTGGTGGTCACCGGTGAGCACGACACGCTCACCACCCCCGACATGGGCCGCCGGGTGGCGTCCGTACTGCCCACCGCGCAGTTCCTGACCATCCTGGAGACCGATCACCTGGCCCCGCTGGAGCGCAGCGCGGACTTCGCCGACCTGATGGCCCGCTTCGTGACCGACCAGCCGCTGGCCGGGCTGCCGTACGCCACGGCCCCGGAGGCCTTCGTCGGCGGGCGGGCCGTGCCCGGCCGGGGGTGA
- the hypE gene encoding hydrogenase expression/formation protein HypE codes for MLAWTCPAPLRDRPRVVMGHGGGGALSAELVQHLFAPAFGGPVLAQLGDSAAVTLGGVRLAFSTDSYVVRPLFFPGGSIGDLAVNGTVNDLAMSGARAAYLSAGFILEEGVEMSVVARVAEAMGAAARAAGVEVATGDTKVVEAGHGDGIYINTAGIGLIPAGVDLRPQRVVPGDVVIVSGAIGVHGVAIMSVREGLEFGVDIASDCAPLGGLVQSMLAVTPDLHVLRDPTRGGLAAALNEIAQASGAGVVIDERAVPVPPPVANACAILGLDPLYVANEGKLVAFVPREHADAVLDAMRAHPLGADATVIGEAVADHPGLVVARTGLGGTRVVDLPLGEQLPRIC; via the coding sequence ATGCTCGCCTGGACCTGCCCGGCCCCGCTGCGCGACCGCCCCCGCGTGGTGATGGGCCACGGCGGCGGTGGCGCGCTCTCCGCCGAACTCGTCCAGCACCTCTTCGCCCCCGCCTTCGGCGGCCCGGTGCTCGCCCAGCTCGGCGACTCCGCGGCCGTCACCCTGGGCGGGGTCCGGCTCGCCTTCTCCACCGACTCCTACGTCGTACGGCCGCTGTTCTTCCCCGGCGGCAGCATCGGCGACCTCGCGGTCAACGGCACGGTCAACGACCTCGCCATGAGCGGCGCCCGGGCCGCCTATCTGTCCGCCGGGTTCATCCTCGAAGAGGGCGTCGAGATGTCCGTGGTCGCCCGGGTGGCCGAGGCCATGGGCGCGGCCGCGCGGGCCGCCGGGGTGGAAGTGGCCACCGGCGACACCAAGGTCGTCGAGGCCGGGCACGGCGACGGGATCTACATCAACACCGCGGGCATCGGCCTCATCCCGGCCGGGGTCGACCTGCGCCCGCAGCGGGTGGTCCCCGGGGACGTGGTCATCGTCAGCGGTGCGATCGGCGTGCACGGCGTGGCGATCATGAGCGTCCGGGAGGGCCTGGAGTTCGGCGTGGACATCGCCAGCGACTGCGCCCCGCTGGGCGGGCTCGTCCAGAGCATGCTCGCGGTCACCCCCGACCTGCACGTGCTGCGCGACCCCACCCGGGGCGGCCTGGCGGCCGCCCTCAACGAGATCGCGCAGGCCTCCGGCGCGGGCGTGGTCATCGACGAGCGGGCCGTCCCGGTGCCGCCGCCCGTGGCCAATGCCTGTGCGATCCTCGGCCTCGACCCGCTGTACGTCGCCAACGAGGGCAAGCTGGTGGCCTTCGTCCCGCGCGAGCACGCCGACGCGGTGCTCGACGCGATGCGGGCGCACCCGCTGGGCGCGGACGCGACGGTGATCGGGGAGGCGGTGGCCGACCACCCCGGGCTCGTCGTGGCCCGTACCGGCCTCGGCGGCACCCGCGTGGTCGACCTCCCGCTCGGCGAACAGCTGCCCCGCATCTGCTGA
- a CDS encoding APC family permease, which translates to MSDTISAPQALAPATGPVPQKLKRSIGVVGGTLLTLSCVTPASTLFVVVPDLFSSLGTYAALTIAIGSLLCIGVAFCYSELGTLIPSAGGEYAIVSTLAGRLAGWLVFVLSLLVVMIVPPVIAMGTADYLAPIVHIPAPIAGGAVMLLATLAGLLDLRANAWITGIFLVLEVVAAALVAVLGFAHSERGASALIHGSVAGETGASTSTVTAMMVVSGLAIALFITQGFSTAVYLSEELENPRRNVARTVLATLAISTAVILVPVIAITVGAPDLAALTSGDIGAMVTAWSNSAVGTFVSLCVALAIINAGIVMVIQNSRVLFASARDKAWPEPVNKALSRLGRTGSPWVATLLVGVPGAGLCFVNLDTLYGVTGVSVTGMYLLVAVAALYSRRGAHRTVAAWRMPLWPAVPVALILVLAYILTQQETVYLLWTGGITAVATLYWALYLRPRQDSRWLVTIPETEDSPVA; encoded by the coding sequence ATGTCCGACACGATCAGCGCTCCCCAGGCGCTCGCCCCCGCGACCGGCCCCGTCCCCCAGAAGCTCAAGCGCTCCATCGGCGTGGTGGGCGGGACCCTGCTCACCCTGTCGTGCGTGACGCCCGCCTCGACCCTCTTCGTGGTCGTGCCCGACCTGTTTTCGAGCCTCGGCACCTACGCCGCCCTCACGATCGCCATCGGCTCGCTGCTGTGCATCGGCGTCGCGTTCTGCTACTCCGAGCTGGGCACCCTGATCCCCAGCGCGGGCGGCGAGTACGCCATCGTGTCGACGCTCGCCGGGCGGCTCGCGGGCTGGCTGGTCTTCGTCCTGTCGCTGCTGGTCGTGATGATCGTGCCACCCGTGATCGCCATGGGCACGGCCGACTACCTGGCGCCGATCGTGCACATACCGGCCCCGATCGCGGGCGGAGCGGTCATGCTGCTCGCCACCCTCGCCGGTCTGCTCGACCTGCGCGCCAACGCCTGGATCACCGGCATCTTCCTGGTGCTGGAGGTCGTGGCCGCCGCCCTGGTGGCGGTACTCGGCTTCGCCCACAGCGAGCGCGGCGCCTCGGCCCTGATCCACGGCTCGGTGGCCGGTGAGACGGGCGCCTCGACCTCGACGGTCACCGCGATGATGGTGGTCTCCGGACTCGCCATCGCCCTGTTCATCACCCAGGGGTTCTCGACCGCCGTCTACCTGTCGGAGGAGCTGGAGAACCCGCGGCGCAACGTCGCCCGGACCGTCCTGGCCACCCTGGCCATCTCCACCGCCGTGATCCTCGTCCCGGTCATCGCCATCACCGTCGGCGCCCCCGACCTCGCGGCCCTGACCAGCGGAGACATCGGCGCGATGGTCACCGCCTGGTCGAACTCGGCCGTCGGCACCTTCGTCAGCCTCTGCGTCGCCCTGGCCATCATCAACGCGGGCATCGTCATGGTCATCCAGAACTCGCGGGTGCTCTTCGCCTCCGCCCGCGACAAGGCCTGGCCCGAGCCCGTCAACAAGGCCCTGTCCCGGCTCGGCCGCACCGGCTCCCCCTGGGTCGCCACCCTGCTCGTCGGCGTCCCCGGCGCGGGCCTCTGCTTCGTGAACCTGGACACCCTCTACGGCGTGACCGGGGTCTCGGTGACCGGCATGTACCTGCTGGTGGCGGTGGCGGCGCTGTACAGCCGCCGCGGCGCGCACCGCACGGTCGCCGCCTGGCGGATGCCGCTGTGGCCCGCGGTGCCGGTCGCGCTGATCCTCGTACTCGCCTACATCCTCACCCAGCAGGAGACCGTGTACCTGCTCTGGACGGGCGGCATCACCGCGGTCGCCACCCTGTACTGGGCGCTCTACCTGCGCCCGCGCCAGGACTCCCGCTGGCTCGTGACCATTCCGGAGACCGAGGACTCGCCCGTCGCCTGA